Genomic DNA from Deinococcus aerius:
TGCCGTCGCCGGGCAGCGTGTAGTCCATCGTCCCCGCGCCCGTCACGCTCTCGCCGCCGACAGGGTGAAGTTCGGCGTCGCTGGGCTCCCGGTCGTCCCGTTCCAGGTCTTCCCCGGTGGCCGTCCGGTCTTCCTCCAGGGGGGTGTTCAGCTCGGGGTCGATGTCCGTGGTGGGGTCTTTGCCTGTGGGGTCGGTCATGGTGCTCCTCCTGGGACCCGCTCCCTGTCTGCCGAGCGTGGCCGTTTGCCCCGAATTACAGCGTAGGGTCCTCACCCCCACGGTGAGGAATTGGGAAACGGACGTTGGCGCATCTGTCCTTAAGGTGCCTGTCACCGCCCCGCGGGTTTCGCTCCCTACAGTGGGGGGCCTGACGGGGGAAGCGTCCCCCGCACTCAGGAGGAGCCCATGGCAGAGGAAGTGCAGATGACGGCGGAGGGCTACCAGCGCCTTCAGGAGACGCTGGACAAGGAACGGCAGCGGCGCGAGGACGCCATCGCCCAGATCGCCGCCACCCGCGACGAGGCGATGGACCTGGAGGACCGCAACCTGGAGACGGCCCAGATCGACCTCCCCAGCATGGAGGCCCGCATCCTGGAGCTGGAGGACGTGCTGGCCCGCGCGGTGATCGTGGAGGCGGCGCCCGAGCAGGCCGGAAGGGTGGCCCTGGGCTCCCTGGTGACCCTGCACGACGAGGAGCATGACCGCGACCTCCAGGTTCGCCTCGTGAGCGCCGTCGAGGTGGATGCGCTCGCGGAGGGCGCCACCCAGGTCAGCGAGGACAGCCCGGTCGGCCAGGCATTGCTGGGGCGCGGGGTGGGGGAGACCTTCGAGGTGGACCTGGGTTCCCGACAGGCCCGCTACACCGTGAAAAGCGTCGGCTGAGGACGAGCAGGAAAAGTGCGGCGGAAGCAAAAAGCGGAGGCCAATGCCTCCGCTGACTTTTTACGCCTCAGACATCCCGTCGGTCGAACGCGTACACCGCCATCAGCCCGAACCCCGCCGTGTAGATCAGCAGCAGGATGAGGCCCTGAAGCACGTCCCCCTGCCGGGCGTACAGGTCGAGGTGGCTGGTGAGCAGCAGCCGCTGAACGCCCTCGGGGAACACCACGAGCAGCCGCAGGATGTTCAGGACCGCGAGTGTGGCGAGCGCGGCGGCGGCGGTGTTGAGGTACAGCACCCCGAACAGCAGCGCGAGGGCCGCGACCGGCATCAGCATGACGGCGGCGAGGACGCTGCCCCGCAGCACCTGGACGAACGCCTCCCCGCCGCTCAGCGGCCCCACACCGGCGAAGTAGCCCGGCCCCAGCCCGGTGCCGCCCGTGAAGCTGCCCAGGCCCAGCACCAGCCCGGCGAGCAGCGACCCGATCACGAGCGCGGTGACGAGCAGGGCGGGGTAGAGCAGGGCCACGATCAGCTTGCCCGTGATGACGCGGGTGCGGCCCACCGGGCGCAGCAGCAGGGGCGCGAGGGTGCCCTGGCTGACCTCCGCGCCGATCATCTCCGCGCAGGTCACGGCGATGAAGAGGGGCAGCAGGAACTGCACGAGCACGCCCAGGCTGACGGCGGGAAGCTGCCAGCCACTCGTCAGCGTGACCTGGAGGAGGGCGGTCAGGCGCGGGGCGAACGGCCACACGAAGGGCAGCAGCAGGCACACCAGCAGGGCGAGGCGGGCGCTCCGCATCCCCAGCAGCTTGCGAAATTCCAGTCCGGCGAGGGTCAGCACGGCGCTCCTCCAGAGGAAAGACGAAGAGGAAACGTATCCATCAGGCTTGCTCCACGCGCTCGCGGTAGTACTCGTACAGGTCGAAGTGGTCGGGTCCGGCCTCGAACACGCGCACTCCGTGCGTGGTCAGGGCCGTCAGGGCGGCGGGCACGGCGTCCTCGCCCGTAAGGTGGGCGACGACGAAGGGGGCGCGGGGGCTGACCTGCCGTACGAAGGGCCGCCCCTCCAGGGTCCGGGCCGCCGTGTGCGGGTCGTCCACCCGGAAGCGGAAGGCCGTCTGGCGGGCGCGCAGGTCCACCGTGTCCACCAACCGCCCGCCCGCCAGGATGCCGACCCGGTGCGCGTAGGTGGCGATCTCGCGCAGGTGGTGGGTGCTGAGCAGCGCCGCGCACCCCTGGGCGGCCAGGTCGGTCACGATGCGGTGGATCAGGCCGATGCCCAGCGCGTCCATGCCGCTCGTCGGCTCGTCGAGGATCAGGACGCGGGGATTGGCCAGGATCGCGCTCGCCACCCCCAGCCGCTGCCGCTGCCCGAGCGAGAAGGTGCCTACCCGGCGATCCGCCATGCGGGTGAGTTCCAGCAGCGCGAGCACCTCGCGGATGCGGTCGCGGCTCACCCTCCGCCCGCCCGGCACCATCGCGGCGAGGTTGGCGTGAAGCTGGAGGTTCTGCGTGGCGGTGAACTGCGGGTAGAACTTGGCGGGGGCCTCCACCACCGCGCCCAGGTACGCCCGCGCCCGCGAGCCGTCCTCGTGGACATCGTGGTCCAGCAGCCGCACCTCCCCCTCGGTGGGAAAGGCGAGGCCCGTGACGGTGCGGATCAGGGTGGTCTTGCCCGCGCCGTTGGGGCCGGTCAGGGCGTAGATTTCCCCGGGCTCCACGCTGAGATTCACGTCGTGCAGCACGGGCTGTGACCCGTACTTCTTGTGCAGGCCGCGCACCGTCAGGGCGGGGGCCGAGGGGGGAGCGGGCGTGGTCACCCGCCCAGCCTGAAGGAGTACCCTTCACCGCGTTCTTACAGACGAGGGGGGAGAAGGGCGCGCTGCCCTCCTCCTCCCTGGAAGCCTCCTGCCGGGTTCAGAACTTCTTGAAGCGCGTCAGCCGGAAGGGCACCTCGGGCGCCATCCCGCCCTGCAAACGGTCGAGCTGGGGCTGCGTCACCACGAGGTCACCGCCGATCTTGGTGAGGGTCGCGGGGAAGCGCAGGCCGGTCAGGGGTTCTTCCATCATCAAGGTGCCGCCGCCGTAATCGAGGGCAAGAACCACCTTGCTGATCATCTGATCCTTGTTGCGGGCGACATACAGCGTATACCCGTCGAGCAGCAGGCCGTCGCCGTTCATCAGGCCGCCCATGACCCGCTTCACGGCCCTCGTCCGCAGGTCGATGCGCCACAGCTCGCCGGTGTTCGTCTGCATCGCCAGCAGGAAGCGGCCATCCGGCGTCGCCACGATGCCGTTGAGGTTCACGCCGGGGCCGTACCTGATGGGTGTTTTGCCCAGGTCCAGCCACGCCGTCAGGTTCAGGTTCCGGTCCACCCGGAAGATCACCGGGCGGCGGCTGTCGGTCACGTACACATTGCCGTCCGGGGCGGGCGTCAGGTCGTTGAGGTACGGCATGGGGCTCATGGGCGTTTCGAGCACCCTCAGGATCATGCCGTTCGGGTTCAGGATGGAGACGGTGCCCTGCTGCCCGCCCGCGATCCACACCCGGCCCTGCCCGTCCACCTTCATCCCCAGCGCGACGCGGCGGCCCAGCGCCCCACCTTCGCTGAACTTGCTGACAGCTCCGGTCGTGGCGTTGATCGCGTAGACCGTCCCGTTCGTGGCGCTGCCGGTGTAGAGGATGCCCCGCTGAGCGTCATACGCCACGCCCTCGGGATAGGCCAGGTGGTCGGGGAGGGAGTAGTCCCGCACGCTGAAGTTGTCGCGCCGGATCACGCCGCACTGCACGCGGGTGCCCGACTTGCCCGCCGGGTCGGTCTTGTAGTCGTCCGGGTTGGCATGGATGACGAGCGAGCGATTCAGCACGCCGTTCATGCCCGTCAGGCTGAACTTCTGGGACATGAAGGTTGCGCGGCCCACCCCGTCCGCCCCGACGGTCAGCATGGGTGCGTCGCCGCCGTGGCCGTACTTGTTCGGCGCCTGCGGGTCGTCGTGGTTCTTGCTCATGCCGGGGTCGAAGTGCCCGCCCGCCGCACCGAAGGGCACGACCGTATTCGTCGCCGGGTCCACGCCGGGAGCGCAGCGCCCGTACTCGTGGACGTGCATCCCGTGCTGTCCCGGGGTCAGGCCCCGGGCCTCCACCGTCACCTGCACGCCCATGTCCATCTGGCGGAAGGTCGCGGTGCCGAGGACCTGCCCCGCCTCGTCGCGCAGGGCGGCGGTGGCCGTCAGGGGCGTGCTGGCGGGGGCAGTCATGGCCTCCATGCCTCCGGCCAGCACGTGTCCTCCCACCGTCCCGGCCAGGGCGAGCGTCCCAAGGAGCAACACCTTCTTCATCACTGGCCCCCCGTGTAGCGCACGCGGTAG
This window encodes:
- a CDS encoding GreA/GreB family elongation factor yields the protein MAEEVQMTAEGYQRLQETLDKERQRREDAIAQIAATRDEAMDLEDRNLETAQIDLPSMEARILELEDVLARAVIVEAAPEQAGRVALGSLVTLHDEEHDRDLQVRLVSAVEVDALAEGATQVSEDSPVGQALLGRGVGETFEVDLGSRQARYTVKSVG
- a CDS encoding ABC transporter permease → MLTLAGLEFRKLLGMRSARLALLVCLLLPFVWPFAPRLTALLQVTLTSGWQLPAVSLGVLVQFLLPLFIAVTCAEMIGAEVSQGTLAPLLLRPVGRTRVITGKLIVALLYPALLVTALVIGSLLAGLVLGLGSFTGGTGLGPGYFAGVGPLSGGEAFVQVLRGSVLAAVMLMPVAALALLFGVLYLNTAAAALATLAVLNILRLLVVFPEGVQRLLLTSHLDLYARQGDVLQGLILLLIYTAGFGLMAVYAFDRRDV
- a CDS encoding ABC transporter ATP-binding protein, with the protein product MTTPAPPSAPALTVRGLHKKYGSQPVLHDVNLSVEPGEIYALTGPNGAGKTTLIRTVTGLAFPTEGEVRLLDHDVHEDGSRARAYLGAVVEAPAKFYPQFTATQNLQLHANLAAMVPGGRRVSRDRIREVLALLELTRMADRRVGTFSLGQRQRLGVASAILANPRVLILDEPTSGMDALGIGLIHRIVTDLAAQGCAALLSTHHLREIATYAHRVGILAGGRLVDTVDLRARQTAFRFRVDDPHTAARTLEGRPFVRQVSPRAPFVVAHLTGEDAVPAALTALTTHGVRVFEAGPDHFDLYEYYRERVEQA
- a CDS encoding superoxide dismutase family protein gives rise to the protein MKKVLLLGTLALAGTVGGHVLAGGMEAMTAPASTPLTATAALRDEAGQVLGTATFRQMDMGVQVTVEARGLTPGQHGMHVHEYGRCAPGVDPATNTVVPFGAAGGHFDPGMSKNHDDPQAPNKYGHGGDAPMLTVGADGVGRATFMSQKFSLTGMNGVLNRSLVIHANPDDYKTDPAGKSGTRVQCGVIRRDNFSVRDYSLPDHLAYPEGVAYDAQRGILYTGSATNGTVYAINATTGAVSKFSEGGALGRRVALGMKVDGQGRVWIAGGQQGTVSILNPNGMILRVLETPMSPMPYLNDLTPAPDGNVYVTDSRRPVIFRVDRNLNLTAWLDLGKTPIRYGPGVNLNGIVATPDGRFLLAMQTNTGELWRIDLRTRAVKRVMGGLMNGDGLLLDGYTLYVARNKDQMISKVVLALDYGGGTLMMEEPLTGLRFPATLTKIGGDLVVTQPQLDRLQGGMAPEVPFRLTRFKKF